The Plantactinospora sp. KBS50 sequence TCGGCTTCGACGACTCCGGACTGGCCGCCACGCTGGATCCCCCGCTCAGCACGGTCCGCCACCCGCTCGACCGGATCAGCGAAGAGATGGTCCGGCTGCTCACCGACCTGATCGCGGGGCGCACCCCGCTGTCCATCACGGTGCCGACGACCCTGGTCGTCCGGTCGTCCTCACCCGCACCGGGCTGAGGCGGACCGGCCCGCCGCAGCGGAACGACCACCCCGGCACCCCCCAGGCCCGTCCGGCAGAGCCGCCGGACGGATGCCCGTCCCCACCGGGCATCGCATCCCTTCCCCCACGTGAAGGAGCGCCATGAAACCGTACCTCAGAGCCCTCGCGGCCACCCTCGCCCTGGTGGTCCCGCTGGCTCTCCCCGCACCCGCGCAGGCGGCGAACACCCTCACCATGCTCGGTGCGGACGTCTCCTCGCTCCAGCGCAGCCTCGACCTCGGCGCCCGGTACTACGCAGCGTCCGGAGCCCAGGCCGACCCGTACGACATCCTCAAATCGAAGGGAGCCAACTACCTGCGGCTGCGCATCTGGAACAACCCGGCCAGCGGCTACAACAACAAGGCCAAGGTGCTCCAGCAGGCCCGGACGGTCAAGGCCAAGGGCTTCAAGCTGCTGATCGACTTCCACTACTCGGACACCTGGGCCGACCCGGGCAAGCAGTACCCGCCCGCGGCCTGGGCCTCGCACTCGATCAGCCAGTTGCAGAGCGACGTGTACAACTACACCTACGACATCTGCACGTCGCTGAGGGCGCAGGGCACCACCCCGGACGCGGTGCAGATCGGCAACGAGATCAACGTGGGCATGCTGTGGCCCAACGGCAAGGTCGTGAACAGCAACTTCGCCCCGCTCGCGGGCCTGCTCAAGCAGGGCTACAACGCCACCAAGGCGTGCAACGGCGGCACCCAGGTGTGGATCCACACGGCGGACGCGGACAGCGACGCGAACGCCCGCTGGTTCTACGACGGCATCCGGTCCCAGGGCGTCAACTGGGACGTCACCGCGCTCTCGTACTACTGCATGTGGCACGGCACGCTGGCGAACCTGTACAACGTGATCGCCGACGTGAAGTCCCGGTACGGCAAGCCGGTGGTGATCGCCGAGACGGCGTACCAGTTCACCACGGCGGACGCCGACGGCGAACCGAACGCGATCCCCGGCACCCAACTCTGCGACAACATCCCGGCCAGCTGGTCGGGGCAGGCCCAGGAGTTCAGTTGGGTGCAGAACACCGCCCGCAACGCCGGGGCGGTGGGCGTCTTCTACTGGGAACCCACCTGGTACGCCATCAGGGGTAACGGTTGGGATCCGGCGAACATCAACGGGACCGGTGACGGCTGGGACAACATGGCCATCTTCGACTGGACCGGCCACGTGAACCCGAACCTGTACTGGACCCCGTAGCACCAACCGGGTTCGACGGGTGCCCAGCCGTGGCACCCTGACCACCCGTCGGTCATGCGTCAGCCACCTCAGGGCACCGGCCTGAGGTGGCTCACGTATGACTCAGCGGGCCGCGTCGGTCGGCCGTCGGCGGTCGGCGGTCGGCGGTCGGCGGTCGGCGGTGAGTGTCCGGTAGGGAGGCGACGGCCGGCCTGGAAATCCGCTGGCTGACCGAGTTGCGCTGAGCGAGGGTGGCGGGATGAGGATTCGGGAGGCGACGGCGGCGGACTGGGCGCAGATCTGGCCGTTTTTCCGGCGGATCGTCTCGGCGCGGGAGACGTACACCTATGATCCTGATCTGTCCCAGGAGCGGGCGCGGGAGCTCTGGATGCCGGCGCCGCCGGCCCGCACGGTGGTCGCGGTCGACGAGGCTGGCCGGGTGGTGGGGTCGGCCAAGATGAACCCCAACCAGGCGGGTCCGGGCGCGCACATGGGCAGTGCGAGCTTCATGGTCGATCCCGCGCACGCCGGCCGGGGGATCGGTCGGGCCCTGGGCGAGTACGTCATCGAGCGGTGCCGGCTCGACGGCTACCGGGCGATCCAGTTCAACGCGGTGGTCGAGACGAACACCCGCGCGGTCCGGCTGTGGCGGTCGCTCGGGTTCGAGGTGCTGGCCACGGTGCCCGAGGCGTTCCACCATCCGGTGCACGGGTACGTCGGCCTGCACATCATGCACCGCCGGCTGGCTCCGCCCGGACCCATTGCAACTCCGCCCGGACCTGCCACGGCTCCGACCGGACCTGGGACGGCGCCGACCGCACCCGTGGCGGGGGAGCCTCCCGGGCGGTAACCACGAACGGCGGGCCGCAGCCCGGCGGCGTCGCGGGTCAGGAGACGTCTGTTCGCCCGTTGGACGCGGAGGGTTGTCGTACTCGTCGGCCTGTCGGCATCTGTGTCCACGAGGGTCGCCCCGACCAGGCACACATGCGGAGAGGGCAACAAGTCATGGATGAGAACGTGTCGATGCCGTCTGGTGTCAGCCGCCGGTCGCTGTTGGGCGGCACCGGCGCCGCGGCGGCGGTGATCGTCGGCCTGGGTGGTGCGGTCACCCAGCCGGCGGTGGCGGCGGCGGCCGCCGGGCCGGATCCGGCCCGTCTCAAGGCGGCGGACCCGCACGCGTTCACCGGGCGCCGGCACGGCGCCCCGGTCACCGGCGTGGCCAACCCACGCATCCGGATCCTGCCGCTGGATCGCGCGAAGTTCCGCGCCGGGGCGCACTTCGACCTGCGGGTCGAGGCCGCCGGCGTCGACCCGGCGACGGCCCGGATCGAGATTGCGGTGACCGGGCCGCACGGCCCCGTCCCCCTGCTCAAGGGCACTCCCGAGCGCACCAGTTCGGTGGCCGGCAGCCTGGAGGTCACCTACCGCGGGCTGGCCTACCCGGCCGCCGGCTGGCACAAGGTGACCGTCAAGGTCACCAACGGTGCCGAGAAGCTGCACGCGGCCGTGACGCACGAGGTGGTGGTGGCGGCGAACGCCGGCGGCGGCCGGCGCGCCAAGAATGTCATCTTCTTCCTCGGCGACGGGATGGGCGCCGCGGCCATCACCGCCGCGCGGCTGCTCTCCAAGGGCATCACCGAGGGCAAGTACCGGGGACTGCTGGAGATGGACCGGATGGACTACCGCGGCATCGTGGGCACCTCCGGCGCGGACTCCATCGCCACCGACTCGGCCAACTCGATGTCGGCGTACATGACCGGGCACAAGTCCTCGGTCAACGCCATGGGTGTCTACGAGTCCAACGCCACGGACGTCAACGCCCACCCCCGGGTGGAGACCATGGCGGAACTGCTCAAGCGCGCCCGCGGCATGCGCGTCGGCATCGTGACCACCGCCGAGGTTCAGGACGCCACGCCGGCGGCGGTGTTCGCGCACACCCGGCGTCGCTCCGAGTACATGGACATCATGGACCAGGCCCTGTCCGCCGGTCAGCGGCCCGACGTCCTGCTGGGCGGCGGCCTGGCGTCGCTGCTGCCCAAGTCGCAGTCGGGCTCCCGCCGCCCGGACGAGCGCAACCTGGTCGACGAGTTCAAGGCGCTCGGCTACGCCTACGCCCAGGATCGCAAGCAGCTGCGGGCCGCCATGTCCCGCCGGCCGGACCACCTGCTCGGCCTGTTCCACACCGGCAACATGAACGTCTACCTGGACCGTCAGCACACCAAGAAGCCCGAGGTTCTCGGCGACTGGACCGATCAGCCCACGCTGATGGAGATGACCGAGGCGGCGCTGAACGTCCTGAAGGACAGCCGGGACGGGTTCTTCCTCATGGTCGAGGGCGCCTCCATCGACAAGAGCGAGCACCCGCTGGACGGCCCCCGCGCCGTCTACGACGCCATCGAGTTCGACCAGGCCATCGGGGTGGCGAAGCGCTGGGCGGCCCACCGCGACGACACCCTGATCGTGGTCACCGCCGACCACAACCACTCGATGAGCATCATCGGCACGCACAGCCGGGCCAAGGCCGCCGGCCGGGCCGGCAACGGCGTGTACGCCGACGCCGGCTTCCCCACCTACGTCGACCACGACGGCGACGGCTTCCCCGACAACCCCGACCCCGACGTGCAGCTCTTCTTCGGCTGGTCCAACCACCCCGACCACACCGACGACTTCCAGTTGGACGCCAAGCCCACCCAGCCGGCGCTGATCGACCCGGCGACCGGGAAGGCGGTGGCCAACCCGGGCAACGACCCCGGTGCCGAGCTGCAGACCGGCAACCTGCCGTTCGACCAGACGAACTGCGTGCACACCGTCGAGGATGTCTCGGTTGTCGCGTCCGGACCCGGGGCGCACCGCTTCAACGGCTTCCTGGACAACACCGAGGTGTTCCACGCCATCATCGACGCCCTCGCCGTCAACGTGAAGAAGTAGCTCCGCTCAGCGGTACAACGTGTGGTGCCCGGCGTCGACCCGCCGGGCACCCGCACCGCCCGCGGCGGGTCAGCGCAGGTCCCGCAGGTCCCGCAGCTCCCGGGCGACGATCTTGCCGGTGGCGTTGCGGGGCAGGTAGGGCACGAAGAACACGTCCCGGGGCACCGAGAACCGGGCGCGGTAGTGCCGGACGTACTCCCGGACCGCATCGACGTCGAGGGTCTCGCCGGGTTCCAGCACCAGGTACGCCGCGAGGCGCTGGCCGTACTCCTGGTCGGGTACGCCGACGACGGCGACCTCGCGTACCTGTGGCAGCCCGGCGAGCAGGTCCTCCACCTCGGACGGGAAGACGTTCTCGCCGCCGGAGACGATCATGTCGTCCTGCCGGCCGTCCACGAACAGCAGGCCGTCGGCGTCGAGGTGGCCGAGGTCGCCGGTCTCCATCAGCCCGTCGTGGCTCTCCCGCCCGTTGCCCGAGGTGTAGCCCTCGAACAGCATCTCGTTGGCCACGAAGATCCGGCCGGTGTGCCCGGGCGGCACCGGGTCGCCGCGCTCGTCGAGGATGGCCAGCCGGGTGCCGTGTGGTGGCCGGCCGGCCGTGTTCGAGGCCAGGCGCAGGTCGGCCGGGGTGGCGATGGAGGCCCAGGAGACCTCGGTGGAGCCGTACAGGTTGTAGATGACGTCGCCGTACCGGTCCATGAAGCGGGTGGCCAGCCCGCCCGGCAGCGCCGAGCCGCTGACGGCCACCACCTTCAGCGGTGGCCGCGTCGCCGGCGGCGGCACCTCCAGCAGGCGTTGCAGCATCACGGGCACGGCGAACAGCGCGGTGCAGCGGTGCTCGTCCAGGGCGCGCAGGGTGGCCGCCGGATCGAAGCGGTGGTGCAGCACGACCGTGGCGCGCAGCGCGAACGACACCTGCAGGGCCGCGTAGCCCCAGGTGTGGAAGAGCGGCGCGGCGATCATCACCCGGTCGTGGCAGTGCACGGGGATGCGGTCGACGATCGACACCAGCGGGCCGAAGCCGCTGGGAGTGCGCCGGCGGGCGCCCTTGGGGGTGCCGGTGGTGCCGGAGGTCAGCACGATGGTCCGGCCGTTGCTGGCCGGCGGGCTGAGCGGGTCGGGCGGTGCGGTGGCGATCAGTTCCTCGTGCCGGCGCTGGTCGAACCGGTGCAGGCCGGGCGGCAGCCCCGCGGTGCGGTCGGCGAACTCGGCGTCGTACACCAGGACCCGCAGGTCCTGCTGCTCGGTGACGATCGACAGCTGGGCGGCGGAGAGCCCGGTGTTGATCAGCACCGGGTCGGCGCCGAGCAGCGACGCCGCGATGGCGGTCTCGATGAGCCCGCCGTGGTTGCGGCAGAGGATGCCGACCCGCTGGCCCGGCGCGACCCCGAAGGTGCCGCGCAGGGCCCGGGCCAGCCGTTCGGTACGGGCGAGCAGTGAGCCGTACGTGATCGCGCCGTGCCGGTCGTCGATCAGCGCGGTGCGGTGCGGGTCCCGCGCCGCGGCCTGTCGCAGCTCGCCGCCCAGGCTGAAGCCCCACCTGTGCAGGGCGGTGAGCTGGGCGGCGATCCGGACGGGTGAGCCGGGATTGAGCAGCCCCCGGCGGGTCAGGGTGGC is a genomic window containing:
- a CDS encoding glycosyl hydrolase 53 family protein → MKPYLRALAATLALVVPLALPAPAQAANTLTMLGADVSSLQRSLDLGARYYAASGAQADPYDILKSKGANYLRLRIWNNPASGYNNKAKVLQQARTVKAKGFKLLIDFHYSDTWADPGKQYPPAAWASHSISQLQSDVYNYTYDICTSLRAQGTTPDAVQIGNEINVGMLWPNGKVVNSNFAPLAGLLKQGYNATKACNGGTQVWIHTADADSDANARWFYDGIRSQGVNWDVTALSYYCMWHGTLANLYNVIADVKSRYGKPVVIAETAYQFTTADADGEPNAIPGTQLCDNIPASWSGQAQEFSWVQNTARNAGAVGVFYWEPTWYAIRGNGWDPANINGTGDGWDNMAIFDWTGHVNPNLYWTP
- a CDS encoding alkaline phosphatase, which translates into the protein MPSGVSRRSLLGGTGAAAAVIVGLGGAVTQPAVAAAAAGPDPARLKAADPHAFTGRRHGAPVTGVANPRIRILPLDRAKFRAGAHFDLRVEAAGVDPATARIEIAVTGPHGPVPLLKGTPERTSSVAGSLEVTYRGLAYPAAGWHKVTVKVTNGAEKLHAAVTHEVVVAANAGGGRRAKNVIFFLGDGMGAAAITAARLLSKGITEGKYRGLLEMDRMDYRGIVGTSGADSIATDSANSMSAYMTGHKSSVNAMGVYESNATDVNAHPRVETMAELLKRARGMRVGIVTTAEVQDATPAAVFAHTRRRSEYMDIMDQALSAGQRPDVLLGGGLASLLPKSQSGSRRPDERNLVDEFKALGYAYAQDRKQLRAAMSRRPDHLLGLFHTGNMNVYLDRQHTKKPEVLGDWTDQPTLMEMTEAALNVLKDSRDGFFLMVEGASIDKSEHPLDGPRAVYDAIEFDQAIGVAKRWAAHRDDTLIVVTADHNHSMSIIGTHSRAKAAGRAGNGVYADAGFPTYVDHDGDGFPDNPDPDVQLFFGWSNHPDHTDDFQLDAKPTQPALIDPATGKAVANPGNDPGAELQTGNLPFDQTNCVHTVEDVSVVASGPGAHRFNGFLDNTEVFHAIIDALAVNVKK
- a CDS encoding AMP-binding protein translates to MDLPFTVATLTRRGLLNPGSPVRIAAQLTALHRWGFSLGGELRQAAARDPHRTALIDDRHGAITYGSLLARTERLARALRGTFGVAPGQRVGILCRNHGGLIETAIAASLLGADPVLINTGLSAAQLSIVTEQQDLRVLVYDAEFADRTAGLPPGLHRFDQRRHEELIATAPPDPLSPPASNGRTIVLTSGTTGTPKGARRRTPSGFGPLVSIVDRIPVHCHDRVMIAAPLFHTWGYAALQVSFALRATVVLHHRFDPAATLRALDEHRCTALFAVPVMLQRLLEVPPPATRPPLKVVAVSGSALPGGLATRFMDRYGDVIYNLYGSTEVSWASIATPADLRLASNTAGRPPHGTRLAILDERGDPVPPGHTGRIFVANEMLFEGYTSGNGRESHDGLMETGDLGHLDADGLLFVDGRQDDMIVSGGENVFPSEVEDLLAGLPQVREVAVVGVPDQEYGQRLAAYLVLEPGETLDVDAVREYVRHYRARFSVPRDVFFVPYLPRNATGKIVARELRDLRDLR